Proteins from a genomic interval of Papaver somniferum cultivar HN1 chromosome 4, ASM357369v1, whole genome shotgun sequence:
- the LOC113274477 gene encoding uncharacterized protein LOC113274477 → MHPWLVIGDLNFHLHDISEASNFSTEDMYVQDKRNICGLMDIGYTAITNKVNDWFNIKEDFYKQQSGDTFITEMDHNTKYFHTLANRRMFMKNIDCLCDTNGVWFNDSEDIANLIVAHFEQVSRTTNPIFTDITFDIIPTIITTQDNSFLTRVPNSYEIHQTIKQMNAWSSPGLDGFQAGFYQSNWDVVGKDIIDAIQCFFEFGNMPKEFNKTYLSLIPKTDNAMCHVDFRPIGLCNTVYKIISKIIADRIKPHLKHLISPYQTSFVPGGDIHDNIIVAHEMIHTMKHKEGYSGTMALKLDLSKAFDRIEWSFLLRFLRQFGFDENFCGVKAAKNAPGITHLIFADDILIFTKADMHNIHGIMDVLEYFGSVSGQMLNLDKSSVYFSHNINPSTREILARELKMTEMTDTDKYLDVTLLIGRNKTKAFRLIVQSFGTRLKTWKGKTMNHSARTTMVKHVLNALPTYQMGCFRIPKTMIDQMDSIQKHFWWGHSDNRGLCLIGWNKLNVPKPLGGLGFRNLEQFNNALLTKLAWKSCTDDDSLCMHIVRANNGKNGRDWNIQLVSSIFDEETYNAILNRRGKFSVKSAYNSLCASHVNNAIIGDHTPKVVWKKLLHTKVPHRVQLFIWKCLRDIVHVRSKLVVYKYEIDSHCSLCNHGTETINHLLVECTYARSLWNALNVDISVITQNFTSLQDWVISWYYTDETEVNNFAYTTDSYVVRLMCTVWYIWKDRCRWIFQGIKPNIHSIIIRIHILIKQCDLANASSSVNRNRYILPKGRALAIKGYNLEEEMEAEVSGTF, encoded by the exons ATGCATCCCTGGTTAGTAATAGGTGATCTGAATTTCCATCTTCATGATATATCTGAGGCTTCTAATTTTTCCACTGAAGACATGTATGTTCAAGATAAAAGGAATATCTGTGGTCTTATGGACATTGGCTACACAG CTATCACTAATAAAGTAAATGACTGGTTTAATATTAAAGAGGATTTCTACAAGCAACAATCAGGTGATACTTTCATTACTGAAATGGATCATAACACCAAATATTTCCACACCTTAGCTAACAGAAGAATGTTTATGAAAAATATTGATTGTCTATGTGATACTAATGGTGTTTGGTTTAATGATAGTGAAGATATTGCTAATTTGATTGTTGCTCATTTTGAACAGGTTAGTAGGACTACTAATCCAATTTTCACTGATATCACTTTTGATATAATTCCTACTATTATCACTACTCAAGATAATTCTTTTCTGACAAGAGTTCCAAATAGTTATGAAATCCATCAAACTATCAAGCAAATGAATGCTTGGAGTTCTCCTGGCCTTGATGGGTTTCAAGCTGGTTTTTACCAATCCAATTGGGATGTAGTTGGTAAGGATATTATTGATGCTATTCaatgtttttttgaatttggtaaTATGCCAAAAGAGTTTAATAAAACTTATCTTAGTTTGATACCTAAAACTGATAATGCTATGTGTCATGTTGACTTTAGACCAATTGGTTTGTGCAACACAGTTTATAAGATTATTTCTAAGATCATTGCAGATAGAATTAAACCCCATTTGAAGCATCTTATATCTCCCTATCAAACATCTTTTGTTCCTGGAGGAGATATTCATGACAACATTATTGTTGCACATGAGATGATACATACAATGAAACATAAAGAGGGTTATAGTGGTACTATGGCTTTAAAACTTGATCTttctaaagcttttgatagaatTGAATGGTCTTTTCTTTTAAGGTTTCTTAGACAGTTTGGTTTTGATGAAAACTTTTGTG GAGTGAAAGCAGCAAAGAATGCTCCAGGTATTACCCATCTTATATTTGctgatgatatccttattttcACTAAGGCTGACATGCATAATATACATGGTATCATGGATGTTCTTGAATATTTTGGTAGTGTTTCTGGTCAGATGCTTAATCTAGACAAATCCAGTGTCTATTTTAGTCATAATATTAATCCTAGTACCAGAGAAATTTTGGCTAGGGAGCTTAAGATGACTGAAATGACAGATACAGATAAATATCTTGATGTGACTTTGTTAATAGGAAGGAATAAGACCAAAGCTTTTAGGCTAATTGTTCAATCTTTTGGCACTAGACTGAAAACTTGGAAAGGTAAGACTATGAACCATTCTGCTAGAACAACAATGGTTAAGCATGTACTAAATGCCTTGCCAACCTATCAAATGGGTTGTTTTAGAATCCCTAAAACTATGATTGATCAAATGGACTCTATCCAAAAACATTTCTGGTGGGGTCATAGTGATAATAGAGGTCTTTGTCTGATAGGATGGAACAAACTTAATGTTCCTAAACCTTTGGGTGGTCTTGGTTTTAGAAACCTTGAACAATTCAATAATGCTTTGTTAACTAAATTAGCTTGGAAGTCATgtactgatgatgattcattaTGTATGCATATTGTTAGAGCCAACAATGGAAAAAATGGAAG AGATTGGAATATCCAGCTAGTTAGTTCTATTTTTGATGAAGAAACTTATAATGCTATTCTCA ATAGAAGAGGTAAGTTTTCTGTGAAAAGTGCTTATAATTCCCTCTGTGCTAGTCATGTTAACAATGCTATAATTGGTGATCACACTCCTAAAGTAGTTTGGAAAAAACTCTTGCATACAAAAGTTCCTCATAGAGTTCAACTTTTTATTTGGAAATGTTTAAGAGATATAGTGCATGTAAGAAGTAAATTAGTTGTTTACAAATATGAAATAGATTCTCATTGTAGTCTATGCAATCATGGTACTGAAACTATTAATCATCTGCTAGTTGAATGTACTTATGCTAGATCATTATGGAATGCTCTTAATGTGGATATTTCAGTCATTACTCAAAATTTTACTTCACTGCAAGACTGGGTAATATCATGGtattatactgatgaaactgAAGTTAATAACTTTGCTTATACGACTGATTCCTATGTTGTCAGACTAATGTGTACAGTCTGGTACATATGGAAAGACAGATGCAGATGGATTTTCCAGGGCATTAAACCTAATATTCACAGTATTATTATAAGAATTCATATTCTGATAAAACAATGTGATCTTGCTAATGCTTCTTCTAGTGTTAATAGAAACAGGTATATTCTTCCTAAG GGGCGTGCATTAGCAATAAAAGGTTACAATTTGGAGGAGGAGATGGAAGCTGAAGTGAGCGGAACATTTTGA